The nucleotide sequence AGAATGTACACAGTGCCTCCAATATCGTGCGCCAGCTGGATAACAATATCCATAATGCAGGCTCAATTCTGGACACCATCAGCTCCATTGCTGAGCAAACCAACCTGCTTGCACTGAATGCAGCCATTGAAGCCGCTAGAGCCGGAGAGCAGGGAAGGGGCTTTGCGGTGGTTGCCGATGAAGTCCGGACCCTTGCCTCCCGGACTCAGACTTCAACCCAGGGGATTCAGACCGTCCTGACCCAGTTGCAGGAACAGGCCAGAACCGCCGTTTCCATTTTTTCTGAAAGTGCTGACAGAGCGGAGTCCTGCTATGAGCAGTCTCTGATTACCGAACAATCGCTGCAAAAAATTACAGCCAATGTTGCCGAGATAAGCCAGCTAAATCAAAAGATTGCCCGGGCGACCGAGCAACAGGAGCGCACTTCCAAACAGATCGAATCGCATGTCGATGATATCCGTAATACCGCTAAGGTAACCACAGACAGCGTCAGCCAGGTAGAGGTTGCAGCTGAAAATATAGAAGAAGTTACCCACAGCCTGACTGACCTGACAGCTTGTTTCAGAGTCAATTAATTGCCTGCCAGAACACCCCTTTACGGCATATGCGGTAAGGGGCGGGGATTATCGTCTCAGTTTGCTGAGGCCGGAAATAAACTTAGGTGGAGTAGTTATGAAGAAAAAAGTGCTTACTGTATTGATCGGCATGTCATTCAGTGTGAGTGCCGCAAGTATGGAGAACCTGTCCATTAGCGGATTTGGCAGTGTGGGTGTGGGTAAGTCAGATAATGACGTTGGTTATGCAGGCTATACCTCAGATCATATAGATACCAAGCAGGATACACTGGCTGGCATTCAGTTTGATTTCGAGGTGAACGATAAGGCTGAATTTACCGCTCAGCTGGTGGCTAACGGCAGGTATGACTTTGAACCAACGGTGGAGGTTGCTTACGTCAGTTATGACTTCGACCGCTTTGTTGCCCGCGCCGGTAAGATGAGAACGCCGTTGTTTATGTACTCAGATTATCTGGATGTTGGTTATGCTTTGCCAGCCATCCGTCCTTCGCAGGAGATGTATGAGCATATTATTATCAACAGCTATACCGGTGGTGATCTGCTGATTCCGTTTGATATTGGTGATACACATTTGCAGTTGCAGCCGTTTATTGGAGTATCTCAGGTGGAGGCCAGGGATACGCCGATTGGTAAGGTGGATCTGAATAATACTTTCGGCCTTACTGCACACTGGTATATCGATGATCTGACGCTGCGTGCATCATATGTTTCAACGGATTGTGACTATAGTTACAAGTCTCCGGCAGTAGTAACTTCACAGGAAGAGCTGGTTAAAAAATACGCTGCTGATATTTTGAAAGGGCAGGAAGGTCAGTTTATATCCGCAGGGGTTCAGTATGATAATGGAAGCGTCCTGACGGTATTAGAAGGGATGACAATGAAGATGACTGGGCGCTATCCGGATGTAGCCGCTGTTTCAGGATTGCTTGGATACCGTTTTGGTGACTTTACTCCTTACTTTTCTGTTAACTGGAATAAAAGTACAGATGATGAAGAGCGAGCTATGCCAGTCAATTCCGAACCGGGTAATATTGCTCTCTTTGCTGGAGAGAAAGTCCGGCATAATTTTGAAAAAATGGCTTTTTCAGTGGGTTCCCGCTGGGATCTGGTCCAGAACATTGCTCTGAAGCTGGATGTTACTTATGTGGACTATATGGATACCAGCGGAGGCTATTCCGGCAACATTGGCCCAAAGCCAACCTTTGAGGTGCAGGAATCAGACTCCTTCGTTTACTCCCTTGCTCTAGACTTTGTATTTTAAAGGAGGCTTAAGATGAAAAAGATACTAACTTTTGCTGTGACTTCTCTGCTTTCCTTTAACGCACTGGCCGGTATGGTGGTTATCGGTAATCCGGCGAATGGTGCGACTCTTTCTGAAAGTGATGTAAAAAAGCTGTTTTTAGGCAAGAAAACCAGGCTGGACGGATCCGGAAATATCCAGATTATTGAGTTGCAGGATGGCTCTGAAGGCCGGTTAGCATTCCACGCACTAGCCACAGGCAGAACAGAAACCCAGCTCCAGTCCGCCTGGTCCAGACTGGTATTTACCGGCAAAGCCAACGCTCCTATTCAGGTCAGCAACTACACGGAAATGATCTCAAAAGTAGCCTCCAGCCCGGAGGCGATAGGTTATGTTGATGAGTCAGCAGTTACCGGAGAGGTTAGAATACTATTTAAGTTCTGAGGTTGAAGGGCGGCAGGCAGCAGGGAAGAAGAAAGCGCAGGTGTTGTACCACCCGCGCTTTATTGTTATTTTTTAGCCCCATAGCCCCATAGCCCCATAGCCCCATAGCCTAGGCACCAGCAGGGCGAAGCCCGATCCCAGGGCCTTTAACCAATATCCAACTCTTTCAACTTCCGCGTAAGCGTATTCCTTCCCCACCCAAGCACCTTAGCCGCTTCCTGCTTATGTCCGTTGGTATGATTCAGTGCCGTTTTCAGCAGAATTCTTTCAAATTCAGGCAGGGCATAAGCCAGCAGTTCAGTTTCACCGGAAGAGAGTGCAGCGCGTGCCCAGGATTCCAGCTCTTCCTGCCAGCTGCCGCCACCATGTGCTGTGGCTACTGATTTCTCTTCCAGCAGTTCAGTGGGAAGATCGGAAGGCAGTACTTCACTGCCGCTTGCCATAACCGTCAGCCAGCGACATATGTTTTCCAACTGACGTACGTTACCCGGCCAGGACAGACGTTTTAATGCATCAACTGTTGAAGAATGGAGAGTTTTGATTTCTACACCAAGCTCTTCTGCAGCTTTTGCCAGAAAATGCAGAGTAAGCTTTTCAATATCCTGCTTTCTGTCTCTCAGAGCCGGGATATGTACGCGGATAACATTCAGACGATGGAATAAATCCTCACGGAATTTACCTTCATGTACCAGCTTTTCCAGGTTCTGGTGCGTTG is from Vibrio sp. JC009 and encodes:
- a CDS encoding phosphate ABC transporter substrate-binding protein; this encodes MKKILTFAVTSLLSFNALAGMVVIGNPANGATLSESDVKKLFLGKKTRLDGSGNIQIIELQDGSEGRLAFHALATGRTETQLQSAWSRLVFTGKANAPIQVSNYTEMISKVASSPEAIGYVDESAVTGEVRILFKF